The Spirochaetota bacterium genome includes a window with the following:
- a CDS encoding acyltransferase domain-containing protein yields the protein MEIAAVVQNLGSDAVEAFTPAWTESEACYPYPHPFFLDDAYVKDVRARAKLDAGLIDVLVRTAGIIRSDEALSHMAWHCYRLLYLKRDYYQFGKWPLFTEKLGSDAGVFYLLIVLASAERTIAIHGARGIPADITDGVLLDYGIGVARFGRFHSGKIGSPHTHVPWYRNHYDGVLFRLGRLQYVINPMRYAIRVYRNSRTHEVLALSEPGLKFTGDGFVDSIPQVNEKNGFTASLAFDGTNIIGNPILPTGTAAREKVRLPVSIWKNAVARDDMLLAMHIPEGGGMGIDKCRASMEEAFPFYEKYVPESPAKGIMCSSWIFSPEYGSFYSQDVNFVRYQHELYLFPVHSSGKDGVYFVFDREDVTDPKDLPRDSSLRIAMADRLINGGVLRSGGMFFLPEEMPKFGTQCYRSQPWVAALTAGDSIALANSDMDIAD from the coding sequence ATGGAAATAGCGGCGGTAGTACAGAACCTTGGATCGGACGCCGTCGAAGCGTTCACACCGGCGTGGACGGAATCGGAGGCGTGCTACCCCTACCCGCATCCGTTCTTCCTCGACGATGCCTATGTGAAGGACGTTCGCGCCCGAGCAAAGCTCGATGCAGGGCTCATCGATGTGCTCGTCCGTACCGCCGGCATCATCCGTTCCGACGAGGCGCTCTCGCATATGGCATGGCACTGCTACCGCCTCCTCTATCTCAAGCGCGATTATTATCAGTTCGGCAAATGGCCGCTCTTCACCGAGAAACTCGGCAGCGATGCCGGCGTATTCTATCTCCTCATTGTGCTCGCATCCGCTGAACGGACGATAGCCATTCACGGCGCTCGCGGCATACCGGCGGATATCACCGACGGCGTACTTCTTGACTACGGCATCGGCGTTGCCCGCTTCGGCCGATTTCACAGCGGGAAGATCGGTTCCCCGCATACGCATGTTCCCTGGTATCGCAATCACTACGACGGCGTACTCTTCCGGCTCGGTCGTCTGCAGTATGTGATTAACCCCATGCGTTACGCCATTCGCGTATACCGCAACAGCCGCACCCATGAAGTGCTCGCACTGTCCGAACCCGGGCTCAAATTCACGGGCGATGGTTTCGTCGACAGCATCCCGCAGGTGAACGAAAAGAACGGCTTTACCGCGTCGCTTGCGTTCGACGGAACGAATATCATCGGTAATCCGATTCTCCCGACCGGCACGGCCGCACGCGAAAAAGTGAGATTACCGGTATCGATATGGAAGAATGCCGTGGCCCGTGACGATATGCTCCTTGCCATGCATATTCCCGAAGGCGGCGGCATGGGCATCGATAAATGCCGCGCATCGATGGAAGAAGCGTTCCCGTTCTACGAAAAATACGTACCCGAGTCACCGGCAAAAGGCATCATGTGTTCGTCATGGATATTCAGCCCCGAATACGGGTCGTTCTATTCGCAGGATGTGAACTTCGTGCGCTATCAGCATGAGCTCTATCTCTTCCCCGTGCACTCGAGCGGCAAGGACGGCGTCTACTTCGTGTTCGACCGCGAGGATGTGACCGATCCGAAGGACCTCCCGCGCGATTCGAGCCTGCGCATCGCGATGGCCGACCGTCTTATCAACGGCGGCGTGCTCAGGAGCGGCGGCATGTTCTTCCTCCCGGAAGAGATGCCGAAATTCGGGACGCAATGCTATCGCTCGCAGCCGTGGGTCGCGGCATTGACCGCCGGGGACAGCATAGCACTGGCAAATTCCGATATGGATATCGCTGACTGA